The Roseomonas haemaphysalidis genome segment CACGCCAATAGAACTTCGGCGCCTGCTCCGCCGTGCGGCGCGAATGCAGCGCGGACCATTGCCACGCTTCCTGCTGGGCGCGCTGGTGGATGATCGGGATCGGGTTGGCGCTGCGCAGCACCTGCGGCGCTTCCGCCGCGCGCCAGTCGCGGCCGGCTTCCAGCAGCAGCACGCGCCGATTCGCGTCTTCCGATAGCCGGGCCGCCAGCGGCGCCCCGGCGGAGCCCGCGCCCACCACGATCACGTCATACATCCGGCGTCTTTCCTGTGAAGTTCGGGTCGGGCGGCATTGTTCCATCACCTGACGGGCAAATCCAGACACGCCGGAGGATCGCCGGGGTGGAACATCAGGCTCCGATTTGCTAATGCTGGACGCAGGAGAGATCCGGGCGCTTCCAAAAAGCGCCACAACCAGAACGAAAGTCACGCACCATGTCGAAAGCCTTCTTGTCCCAGGTGATCCAGGATTCCATCGGCTGCACCGGCGTCGCCGCCAACCAGGCCGCGACCGACCTGGTGGCCGCCATCGTCAAGGAAATGAAGAAGAACGGCGGCTTCACCCTGCCGTCCTTCGGCACCTTCGTGGTGCGCAAGACCAAGGCGCGCAAGGGCATGAACCCGCGCACCGGCGAGCCGGTGAAGATCAAGGCCGGCAAGACCGTGCGCTTCAAGGCCTCGCCGAACCTCAAGAAGGCGGTCTGAACCAAAGCGGGGCGGGCCTTCCGGCCCGCCCCGCGGCGGTCACTTCTTGCTGGCCTCGTAACGGGCCTTGTTCTCGGCATTGGGCGGATACAGCCCGGGCAGCGTGGCGCCGTTCTCCACCTCGCCCATGATCCAGTTTTCCAGCCGCTCCTGCTCCTCGGCGATCTCGACCACCTGGGCCAGCAGCGCCTGCGGGATCAGCACGGCGCCGTCCTGGTCCACCACCACCACGTCGTCCGGGAACACCGCCACGCCGCCGCAGCCGATCGGCTGCTGCCACGCCACGAAGGTGAGCCCCGCCACCGACGGGGGCGCCGCCGCGCCGTCGCACCACACCGGCAGGCCGGTGCCCAGCACGCCCGCCTTGTCGCGCACCACGCCATCCGTCACCAGCGCGGCCACGCCCTTCTTGGCCATGCGGGCGCAAAGGATGTCGCCGAAGATGCCGGCATCCAGGCAGCCCATGGCATCCACCACGGCGATGCAGCCTTCCGGCATGTCCTCGATCGCCGCGCGGGTGCTGATGGGCGAGGACCAGGATTCCGGCGTCGCCAGATCCTCGCGCGCCGGCACGAAGCGCAGCGTGAAGGCGCGGCCGACGATGCGCGGCTGGCCTTCGCGCAGCGGCTTGGTGCCGCGCATCCAGACGTTGCGCAGCCCCTTCTTCAACAGCACCGTGGTCAGCGTGGCGGTCGAGATGCCTTCCAGCACCGCCTTGGTCTGGGCGTCCATTCCGTTCGTTCCCTGTGTCATGCAGCGTGTTCCACGACGCTGCCGGCCGGCGCGGCGCGCAGCCGGCGCAGCAGCGCCTGGATGGGGTGGTCGATCCGCACGCCGTCGAGGCGCTTGATCTGCGAGCGGCAGGAATAGCCCGTGGCCACCAGCGCGTCGCCATGCGCCGCCACCGTCTGCCGCCAGCCGAGGTCGTAGATGCGCTCGGACATCTCCCGGTGCTCCGCCTCGTGGCCGAAGGTGCCGGCCATGCCGCAGCACCCCGACGGCAGCAAGCGCAGCGGCGCGCCGAGGTGGGAGAACACCGCCTGCCAGTCCTTCAGGCTGGCCACGGCGTTTGTCCGCTCGGTGCAATGCGGCAACAGCAGCAACGGCTGGCCCGCGGGCAGCGGCGGCAGCAGCGGCAGGCGCTGCGCCAGCCATTCCTGCACCAGCCGCACCTTGGGCGCCTCGCCGCCCAGAGCCGCCGCGTATTCACCGCGATAGGTCAGCGTCATGGAGGGGTCGAGCCCGACCAGTTCCACCCCCGTTTCCGCCAGCGCCCGCAGCATCGCCGCGTTGTCGCTGGCCTGCCGCTGGAACTGGCCCAGGAAGCCATGCACGTGCAGCGGCTTGCCGTTGGGGCGGAAGGGCGCCAGCCAGGGCGTGAAGCCCATGGCCAGCAGCGCGTCCAGCAGGTCCAGCACCAGCCCCGTCTCGAAATAGCTGGTGAAGGCGTCCTGCACGATGACGACATGCCGCTCGCGCTCGGCGGCCGGGATGGCCTTCAGGTCCACCCGGTTGGCCAGCCGCACGCCGCGCTTCGCCGCCTCGCGCCCGAGGTCGAGGCCGCTGAACAGCGGCGCGTCCACCAGCCCGGCCCGCTTCGCCAGCGCGCGGCCGAGGCCGCTGCCGGTCACGGCATTGGCGACCCCGGAAAACCTCGCGCCCAGCGGCAGCAGGCGTTCCATCGCGCCCACCACATGGTCGCGCAGCGGGCGGCCGTAGCGGGTGTGGTAGAGTTCCAGGAACTTCGCGCGGAAGCTCGGCACGTCCACCTTGATCGGGCATTGCCCGGTGCAGGACTTGCAGGCCAGGCAGCCATCCATGGCGTCCTTGACCTCGTGCGAGAAGTCCTCCCGCCCGTCCCGCCGGTTGGCCCAGCGGGTGAAGGCGCCGGCCAGCGGCGAGGCCGCGCGCGCCCGGCGCGACATCGCCACCGGGTCCACCCCCTCATCGGACAGCCGCCGCAGCCATTCGCGGAACAGCGAGGCGCGGCCCTTGGGCGAATGCCGCCGGTCGCCGGTGGCCTTGAAGGAAGGGCACATCGCATCGGCGGGGTCGTAGTTGAAGCAGGCGCCGTTGCCGTTGCAGTGCAGCGCCTCGTCATAGGCCGCGCGCGTGGCGGCGGGGATGGTGCGGTCGAGCTGCCCGCGCATCGGCACGCGGTCGATGGCCAGCAGCGCCTCGCCATCGGGGGCCGCGATCTTTCCGGGGTTGAGCTGGTTGCGCGGGTCGAAGGCCGCCTTGATGGCCTGCAGGCTTTCGTAGAGCGGCCCGAAGACCTGCGGCACGTATTCCGACCGCACGCCCTTGCCGTGCTCGCCCCACAGCAGCCCGTTATACTTGCGCGTCAGCGCGAAGACCTCGTCCGACACCTCGCGGATCAGCGTCTCGGCGCCCTCCGCCTTCATGTCGATCGCCGGGCGCACATGCAGCACGCCGGCATCGACATGGCCGAACATGCCATAGGCGAGGCCGCGCCGGTCCAGCGCCGCGCGGAACTCGGCGATGTAATCCGCCAGGTTCTCCGGCGGCACCGCGGTATCCTCGACAAAGGGGATCGGCCGCGCGTCGCCGGCCATGTTGCCCAGCAGCCCCACCGCCTTCTTGCGCATCGCCTGGATGCGCTCGCCGGCCGCGTCCCAGGCCACGGTGTGGCCGCGCCGGCCCATGGAACGGCCCTCGGCCGCCAGCCGGTCCTCGACCACGGCGAGCTTGAGGCGCACCGCGTCCTCGCTGTCGCCCACGAACTCGATCAGGTTGATGCCGGCGGCCACGCCCTCGGCATCGTCGGGAAAGTATTCGCGGATGCCTTCCCAGCCGATGTCGCCCCGCGCCAGCCCCAGCACCTTGGAGTCCACCGTCTCGACCGAGGCCGCGCCCAGCACCATGATCCGCTGCGCGTCGCGCAACGCGGCGTCGAAGCTGTCGTAGCGCAGGTTGATCAGCGCCGCGTGCTTCGGGATCGGCAGCACGCGGAGCTTCACTTCCGCGATCATCGCCAGCGTGCCTTCGGAACCGCACAGCACCGAGTTGAGGTCGAACAGCCCGTTCTCGTCGCGGATATGCGCCAGGTCGTAGCCGGTCAGGCAGCGGTTCAGCGGCGGAAAGCGCTCCGCGATCAGCGCACGCCGCTCGCGGAAGATGCCATCCACCACGCGGTGCACCGCGCCCACCATGTCCTGCCGCCGGGCGGCGGCGGCGAGCCCTGCCTCGTCCAGCTTTTCCGAGCGCCACAGCGTGCCGTCCTGCAACACCACGTCCAGCGCCAGCACGTGGTCGCGCGTCTTGCCGTACAGGCACGACCCCTGGCCGCAGGCATCCGTGCTCACCATGCCCGCCAGCGTGGCGCGGTTGGAGGTGGAGCACTCGGGCGCGAAGAACAGGCCCTGGGCCTTGATGGCGGCGTTCAGCGCGTCCTTCACCAGCCCCGGCTCGGCGCGGATCCAGCCCTGCTCGGCATTCACCTCCAGCAGCCGGTTCATGTGGCGGGACAGGTCCACCACGATGCCGTCGGTCAGCGACTGGCCGTTGGTGCCGGTGCCGCCGCCGCGCGGGGTGAAGGCCACGCCCGCGAAGCGCGGGTCGGCGGAAACGCGGGCAATGCGCTGCAGGTCCTCGACCCCGCGGGGAAAGACCACCGCCTGCGGCTGGCGCTGGTAGATCGAGTTGTCGGTCGCCATCACCAGCCGCTGGGAAAAGGCGCTCTCGATGTCACCCGCGAAGCCGCGCAGCCGCAGTTCGTCCAGGAACGCCACGGCCGGCGCCGCCGGCTCCGGCAGTCCGGCGAGGCGTGGGATCATTCGCCCGTCCACTCCGGCTTGCGCTTGTTCAGGAAGGCATCCATGCCCTCGCGGAAGTCGCGGCTCATGTAGCACATCAGGATCAGGTCCCGCCCTTCCTCGGAGGAGATCTGCGGCCGCAGCCGGCCGATCGCCTCCTTGGTGGCGCGGATGGTCAGCGGCGCGTTGGCGGCGACCGTGCGGGCCAGGGCCAGCGCGCGTTCCGGCAGGTCCGCCACCTCCGGCACCACCTCGTGCAGGAGGCCGATGCGCTGCGCCTCGTCAGCCTCGATCAGCCGGGCGGTGAAGATCATTTCCTTCACCTTGGAAGGGCCGACCAGCGCCACAAGACGGGAAAAAGCGCCCATCGACAGGATGTTGCCCAGCGTCCGCGCGATCGGAAAACCGAACTTCGCGTTGCTGGCCCCGATCCTGAGGTCGCAGCAGGCGGCGATCGCCCCGCCGCCGCCCGTGCAGGCGCCGGCGATGGCGGCGATGATGGGCTTCGGGCACTGCTCCAGCGCCTGCACGATGCGGCCGATCCGCTCCTCGTACTGGATCGCGTCCTCGGGCGTCTTGAAAGCGCGGAACTGGTTGATGTCGGTGCCGGAGGCGAAGGCCTTGTCGCCCGCGCCGGTCAGGATGATGGCGCGGACCGATTTGTCCCCGGCCACCTCGGCGCAGAAGGCGCCCAGCCGCTCATACATGTTGAAGGTGAAGGCGTTGCGCGCCTGCGGCCGGTTGAAGGTGACGCGGCGGATGCCGCCCTCCAGCGTTTCGAACAGAATGTCGTCCTGGCCGTCCATGGCGCCCTCCCCCCGGTTCGGCGACCCCGGCGGGTGGCCGCCCTTCCGCTATAGGATCGGCCCCGGCTGGTGTAAACTCGGCCCCAAGGCCAGGGGGGCGGGTCAAGCATCATGGAAATGTCACACCAGCCCCCTGCCCTCGCGCCCGCCCGGCCGCTATCGGGGGCGCCGTGATCCTGTCAGGCTGGGAACCCCCCTCCATGCGCCGCCGCTCCGCCCTGCTTCTCGGTGCCTCCCTGCTCGCCGTGCCCGCCGTGGCCAAGGCGCAGGCCCCGCTGTCCGGCAACCTGGTGCTCTACACCAGCCAGCTGGAACCCGACGCGGCGGCGACGGTGGAAGCCTTCCGCAAGCGCCACCCGGGCGTGGCGGTGGAATGGATCCGCGGCGGCACCAACCAGATCCTGCCCCGCCTCCGGGCCGAGATCGCGGCCGGCAGCCCGCGCGCCGACCTGTTGCTGCTGGCCGACAGCCTGACCTTCGAGGGCCTGAAGGCCGAGGGCCTTTTGCGCGCGAGTCCGGAGGTGGAGCTGGGCGCCACCCCCGCCACCCTGCACGACCCGGCGCGCCACTACTTCGGCACCAAGCTGCTGACCACCGGCATCGTCATGAACACCCGCGCGCCCTTCACGCCCAAGGTCTGGGCCGACCTGCTGCGGCCCGAGGCGCGCAACCTGACCGCCATGCCCTCGCCCGCCGTGTCGGGCGCCGCCGCCATCCACATCCAGACCCTGGCGCAGGACCCGGCGCTGGGCTGGACCTATATCGAGAAGCTGGCCCAGGCCGGCATCCAGCCGCGCGGCGGCAATGGCGCCGTGCTGCAGGCCGTGGCGGGCGGCGAGCGCGCCTTCGGCATCATCGTCGACTACCTGCCGATCCGCGAAGCCGCCAAGGGCGCCCCCCTGCGCTTCATCGCCCCGGAAGACGGCGTGTCCGCCGTGACCGAGCCGGCGGCGATCCTGAAGTCCAGCCGCAACCCGCAGGCGGCGGCCGCTTTCATCTCCTTCCTGCTGTCGAAGGAGGGCCAGGAATTGGCCTCGCGCCAGGGCTTCCTGCCCGCCGACCCCGCCGTTGCCCCGCCCCCCGGCTTTCCGGACCCCAAGGCCATCAAGCTCCTGCCCTTCGACGCCGCCCGCGCGGCGGCCGAGGCGGAGGCCACATTGAAACGCTTCAACCAGCTTGTCGGACAGTAACCTTTCCGAACGCCCCGCCGCCGTGCCGCCCATCGCGGCGCCGGCGGCGGCGGTGCCGGCCATCCCCGCCGCTTTCCCGCCCGCCCGGCGCCCCTGGCTGCGGCGTCCGCCCGCGCTCGCCGTCCTGGCCGTGCTGTGGCTGTGCGTCATCGGCCTGGCCCCCACCGCCCGCCTGCTGGCCGAGGCCGCCGGCCCCGCCCTGTCCACCCTGGCGCAGGACCCTGGCGTGTGGCGTGCCGCGTGGCGCAGCCTGCTGGTGGCCGGCGGTGCCGCCGCGCTGGCCACGCTGATCGGCGGCGCGCAGGCCGGGCTGCTGCTGTTGCGGGACATGCCGGGCCGTCGGGCGCTGATCTTTCTGTGCATCCTGCCTCTGCTGGTGCCGCCGCAGATCATGGCGCTGGCATTCATCCAGGCCAGCGGCCCCTCCTCGCCGCTGCTGGTGTCGCTGGGGCTGGCACCGCCGCTGGGCTCGCCCAACCCTTTCTACGGCCCTGGCGGCATGATCCTGCTGCTGGGCGTGCAGGGGGCGCCGCTGGTGTTCCTGGCGCTCGCCGCCCTGGCGCGCCGCCTGCCGGGCGAGGTGCTGTCCGCCGCCCGCGGCCTCGGCGCCCGCCCCGGCCGAGCGCTGCGCATGGCGGTGTGGCCGCTGCTGCGGCCGGGGCTGCTGGCCGGCGCGGGCCTCGCCTTCGTGTCGGCGCTGGGCAACTTCGGCATCGCGGCGCTGCTGGGCATCCCGGGCCGCTTTCCGCTGCTCACGGTGCTGATCTGGCAGAAGCTGTCCGCCACCGGCCCGGCGGCGCTGTCCCAGGTGGCGGCGCTGTCCATCCTGCTGGCGGCGCTGACCCTGCCGGGGCTCCT includes the following:
- a CDS encoding FAD-binding and (Fe-S)-binding domain-containing protein, with protein sequence MIPRLAGLPEPAAPAVAFLDELRLRGFAGDIESAFSQRLVMATDNSIYQRQPQAVVFPRGVEDLQRIARVSADPRFAGVAFTPRGGGTGTNGQSLTDGIVVDLSRHMNRLLEVNAEQGWIRAEPGLVKDALNAAIKAQGLFFAPECSTSNRATLAGMVSTDACGQGSCLYGKTRDHVLALDVVLQDGTLWRSEKLDEAGLAAAARRQDMVGAVHRVVDGIFRERRALIAERFPPLNRCLTGYDLAHIRDENGLFDLNSVLCGSEGTLAMIAEVKLRVLPIPKHAALINLRYDSFDAALRDAQRIMVLGAASVETVDSKVLGLARGDIGWEGIREYFPDDAEGVAAGINLIEFVGDSEDAVRLKLAVVEDRLAAEGRSMGRRGHTVAWDAAGERIQAMRKKAVGLLGNMAGDARPIPFVEDTAVPPENLADYIAEFRAALDRRGLAYGMFGHVDAGVLHVRPAIDMKAEGAETLIREVSDEVFALTRKYNGLLWGEHGKGVRSEYVPQVFGPLYESLQAIKAAFDPRNQLNPGKIAAPDGEALLAIDRVPMRGQLDRTIPAATRAAYDEALHCNGNGACFNYDPADAMCPSFKATGDRRHSPKGRASLFREWLRRLSDEGVDPVAMSRRARAASPLAGAFTRWANRRDGREDFSHEVKDAMDGCLACKSCTGQCPIKVDVPSFRAKFLELYHTRYGRPLRDHVVGAMERLLPLGARFSGVANAVTGSGLGRALAKRAGLVDAPLFSGLDLGREAAKRGVRLANRVDLKAIPAAERERHVVIVQDAFTSYFETGLVLDLLDALLAMGFTPWLAPFRPNGKPLHVHGFLGQFQRQASDNAAMLRALAETGVELVGLDPSMTLTYRGEYAAALGGEAPKVRLVQEWLAQRLPLLPPLPAGQPLLLLPHCTERTNAVASLKDWQAVFSHLGAPLRLLPSGCCGMAGTFGHEAEHREMSERIYDLGWRQTVAAHGDALVATGYSCRSQIKRLDGVRIDHPIQALLRRLRAAPAGSVVEHAA
- a CDS encoding ABC transporter substrate-binding protein, whose amino-acid sequence is MRRRSALLLGASLLAVPAVAKAQAPLSGNLVLYTSQLEPDAAATVEAFRKRHPGVAVEWIRGGTNQILPRLRAEIAAGSPRADLLLLADSLTFEGLKAEGLLRASPEVELGATPATLHDPARHYFGTKLLTTGIVMNTRAPFTPKVWADLLRPEARNLTAMPSPAVSGAAAIHIQTLAQDPALGWTYIEKLAQAGIQPRGGNGAVLQAVAGGERAFGIIVDYLPIREAAKGAPLRFIAPEDGVSAVTEPAAILKSSRNPQAAAAFISFLLSKEGQELASRQGFLPADPAVAPPPGFPDPKAIKLLPFDAARAAAEAEATLKRFNQLVGQ
- a CDS encoding enoyl-CoA hydratase, yielding MDGQDDILFETLEGGIRRVTFNRPQARNAFTFNMYERLGAFCAEVAGDKSVRAIILTGAGDKAFASGTDINQFRAFKTPEDAIQYEERIGRIVQALEQCPKPIIAAIAGACTGGGGAIAACCDLRIGASNAKFGFPIARTLGNILSMGAFSRLVALVGPSKVKEMIFTARLIEADEAQRIGLLHEVVPEVADLPERALALARTVAANAPLTIRATKEAIGRLRPQISSEEGRDLILMCYMSRDFREGMDAFLNKRKPEWTGE
- a CDS encoding ABC transporter permease codes for the protein MSDSNLSERPAAVPPIAAPAAAVPAIPAAFPPARRPWLRRPPALAVLAVLWLCVIGLAPTARLLAEAAGPALSTLAQDPGVWRAAWRSLLVAGGAAALATLIGGAQAGLLLLRDMPGRRALIFLCILPLLVPPQIMALAFIQASGPSSPLLVSLGLAPPLGSPNPFYGPGGMILLLGVQGAPLVFLALAALARRLPGEVLSAARGLGARPGRALRMAVWPLLRPGLLAGAGLAFVSALGNFGIAALLGIPGRFPLLTVLIWQKLSATGPAALSQVAALSILLAALTLPGLLAQGLAARRGGWPAGRPFVPLAPTRLDRLLLLPLGLYLLAVLALPLAALLTAALVPAMGVALSGDTLTTRHFAATLAPGAHTLAAFGNSLLLSGGAALLLGLAALPVALALRHRAVRAVSTATDLTYALPGACTAVATILLVLGLPGGGAVYGTLGIILFAYLARFQTLALRPVAAAAARLDPRLEDAARGMGAGLWLRLRVVHLPPMAPAIAAGALLVMLLAINEVTVSSLLNGPGTQTLGVLVFNLQDGGQSPQAAAVGCLSLLLVAGLMLLAGLLGRRLPPGTLPWRP
- a CDS encoding HU family DNA-binding protein, producing the protein MSKAFLSQVIQDSIGCTGVAANQAATDLVAAIVKEMKKNGGFTLPSFGTFVVRKTKARKGMNPRTGEPVKIKAGKTVRFKASPNLKKAV
- a CDS encoding ribonuclease activity regulator RraA; its protein translation is MDAQTKAVLEGISTATLTTVLLKKGLRNVWMRGTKPLREGQPRIVGRAFTLRFVPAREDLATPESWSSPISTRAAIEDMPEGCIAVVDAMGCLDAGIFGDILCARMAKKGVAALVTDGVVRDKAGVLGTGLPVWCDGAAAPPSVAGLTFVAWQQPIGCGGVAVFPDDVVVVDQDGAVLIPQALLAQVVEIAEEQERLENWIMGEVENGATLPGLYPPNAENKARYEASKK